The Camelina sativa cultivar DH55 chromosome 16, Cs, whole genome shotgun sequence sequence tgTGGGGATAAGAATATTAGGAGTACACGTGCAAATATGCCATGCATCCATTATTTTAATCTCCCTAATCCAGCAATTGTACAATAAATGTCATTGATCCTTTTTTTTACTTCGAGTCTAATATATAGGGTTTTATGATATAATACAAGGTTAAGTACACTTGAGAAAGGCTAAAGCTGTATTTTATTAAATGGCGTTAGTGCTTAGGAGTTAATTATTACCGTCGTCGAACTTTGATGATATTAACTTAATCACATCTAAACTCTAAAGCACGGTCGTATGTATCTTTCCGTTTGTATTACGACAAGACACTAAAATAACACTCACGCATGTTATTTTCGCCTTTATGTGAAACTTttgattgaaattttttgttatgatCTTTTCATGCATTATTTATTTAGATCTATCACAGTAGTGTCGGCCCGTTTTATGAATTACGGATCGAATTGTTTCCATCCAAATTAAGCAAAGACAAGTGGGAACAGCTCATGGGAGGGTCCGAATCATATAGCTTTCTAAATTGTTCATTTAATTCTTAAATTGGACTTTTAACAATAATCTCAcgtatgtttattaattaagagtatacataaaacaaaacatactcAATTGGTATCTCAAttattttgattcttgatttgatttagatattatactTTCATGCCTCTCCCCACTTGCTTTAGGTATAAAAGTCCCTCACATTTTTCtgtataataactaaaatatgaaCTCTATTTACTTTACAACCACACAAAGCACTAGAATGGTTTGAATACGTATGTATATAGGATATATTCGTCTTATAGTTTGTCTTTAGAGACGACGACCTGCGATTTGATAGGAGTGTGATGATTTCAAATATGCTTTTACTAttggaagatatatatatatatatatataaatgtatgtcTACATTGTAGTTTATCGATATCTTTCTCAAATCATATCTGAAAACCACAATCAGggacctatatatatgttaagagTTTCCGCTTTTAGTTTCAGTTTCacctaatttaaaaatatactattatattattacaaaacaaaaccaaaaacaaaaaaaaaaaaggaatatgatTACAAAACTTGCAAACTGCAATTAGTGATAACCAAAAAAGTTAACAAAGCCCAAAAGGTTAGGGTAATGAATCAATTTGAATGCATAGCAGTAGGCTACACCTACACATAAATGAATCACACTGATCCCACATACTGAATGAGTAAAAAGGCTTTGTTAGAGCTGAAAATGTTTGTGACATAATGGGCTCAAAACCAATAATGGGCCAATAAGAGATCCAAGGAAACATATAATGGATCTtaactcagttttttttttttttttaataatctcaAATAATTATCGTTGTTTTGgccttttcattaaaaaaaattataaaaagagagcatttaatttttgttgggTTGATGCTTTTCTTGACATGTGAGCACCGACAGAGAGAGTTTAACAAAACCACTACTACTATCCAGCTGCAATCACGCAAACGCACCgccttttttatttgttcacttTTGCCAACTCATGTTCCATCCAATCACATAACGCCACGTTATCATAATCTTATACTGAACTGACGAAAGAGCCCCTGCTCTCATACTAAAACCACGATAACAAAACACAGATTAGTTTATCTTTTTAACGGTGGTGGCTGATCTCACGCgctttcatcatcttccttcttgTGCCTAGACTCGCTCCTCCATTGTCTTAAATTTTCTCACTCTCTTCatttccttccttccttctcactTCAAAAATCCCATTagttgtctctctctctctctctctctctctcaagtatCGAAAAATGGCGAAACTGGTGATGTTGTTGGTTCTTTGTATCTTGCCGGCGATTGCCGTGGCCGCAAGGAGGGGAAGTATTGGTAAGAATACAATGGTGGTTGAAGGTCGCACTTACTGTGACACTTGCAAATTCGGCTTCGAGACTCCTGAATCCTCCTACTTCATCCCCGGTATatctagatctctctctctatgatcCTTAGTTTCTGCTTCCAGATCTGAAGCaagtgttttgatttctttattcTAAAGGATTCGTTTTTAGATCTGTGTTCTGAATCTTGATTTTGATGGATCTTAGaggtttgtaattttgtagtgtTAACTGCTTTTTGTTCTAGATCTGGATCTGAAGTTTACTACTACAACATAGTTGATTGATTCTTTATGTGTTTTAAGAATCTTGATCTGtttcaagaacaaaacagagtagggctaaaacagagtaaaaacttgtttttttttttggcttgaaGTTCACAGATCTTGATTGTGGTGGTAATGGttgtattttactatatatatataaaacaggTGCAACTGTGAAGCTTGTGTGCAAACACAGACAGACAATGGAAGAGGTTTACTCAGACGTGGCTGTATCTGACAAAAAAGGAAACTACAAGTTCGTTGTCCACGACGATCACAAGGACGAGATGTGTGACGTTATGCTTGTGAAAAGCTCTGACAAAAGCTGCGCTAAAATCTCCGTCGGACGCGAACAGTCTCGTGTGATCTTGAACCATTACAGTGGCATTGCCTCGCAGATCAGACATGCCAACAACATGGGATTCGAGAAAGACGTGAGCGATATCTTCTGCTCTGCACTGTTTCAGAAGTACATGGTtaatgaagacgaagatgatatTAAAAACCATCTCTAAATCATCTCTCTCCCTCTGTTTAATCTTATGATTTGCTGttctttttatcatttaatGAGTTTCGGGTTATGAAGGAgcgatatatttgtatttgtttgattACTTATCTGTCTtagatgatgtgatgatgactCTGGTTATCGGAAACTCtgttcttcttatatatatattgatgcgTCATTTCCTTCTTTAGGAAGtgtcttctcttttattttaaaaacaactcTTCATTCTTCGTCCGATCATGGCTTCGGGTTCGGCCTTCTTACatattcactatatattttatGCAGGCATAAGTTTAGAAATTGTAGTAATTAGATATGAAGAGTTAAAAGCCTAGAGATAGTCATAGTCTCGAAATATATACACTAGGagtgtaaaaataaaaacttttcacAGCGAGCATTATTAACCTGAGCACCCGGTTCGGTGGCTGATCTTAACTCAGAACCATGAAGTGACCTTATATGTTGGATCCCTGAACGGTTACTTAGCATCTCCTTAAGCCTTTTCATACACATCAaataatcatcatcaatcatcaccAATGGTTGTTGGggaaaaaacttaaaagcaaATTACTTTAATTTCACATTGACCAACCCCCAACAAGCTAAAATACATCACCAAACTCAATACCCCATAATACAACATatacataagaaaataagaagctTATGTAAgttaatttatatgaaaaaactaCATATATGTACATACATGCTTTCTTGTGACAATTACAACTCAATTCTTGTCGTTAATAAATTAtcgtaaatatttgtaaaataatcgTAAAAGAcagtaaaaaacaaatatcaatattaaataaactccaaaagatgaaaaaaaaagattaaaaaaaaaaacaaaaacaaaaaagaatcacGAGATATTGCAGAAAGGGCCAAATAGGCAGAAACCTGAAAGGGTGAAACATAACTGGAAATTGCCAAATGTCAAACCCAGTTCGTCGCCGTCAAGAAAGCTatacacaaacaaaagaaaaaaacaatcaataaaccctaaaataNNNNNNNNNNNNNNNNccccccaaaaaaaaaaatcgtcaaAACGCCTCCTTCACAACATCAACAACCCTCCTCTCCTCGTCGTGTTCCCATCACAACTTGTCTCTTTTCTACACGCAAAAGACATAAAGGAgagatttttcatttataaaagcTTCAATCTTTCTATTCAATAAGATTTAGTGAAATCGACGTGTACTCAATTCTCCTCATTTGTCCCTTTTCGTCTCCATCTTTGGTTTCGTCGTCAtagcctttttttttaactagaaCAGGTATGTTAATGCTATATAGCCTATAGTGTATGATTTGATTTTGCGTTTTGGTTATCGAATTTGAGATCTTTCAATCACTTTAAGCTTTTACGTTTCTtgattacttttgattttttttttttctaggaatTTTCTGAGAAATGGCTACTACGACTATTTCTCACCAAGCAATCGGGTCTATTGTCTCTCATAATAGACCTTTCaaagcttctctttttcttaagGAGCCTTTGAATGTACCCATGAAACTTAGTCCAAAAAGATTCAAGATTGAAGCAACTGCATCTCAGGTCATTGACAACACTGTCTTGTCTCCTTCCAAGAACAAACCTTTTGAATCCAAGAAGAGATCAAGTATGCtcctttttgttctttggtCTCATTTTAtattaagagaaaagagaaacattgaATTTAAAGTACTTGTTTGCttcctatgttttttttgttagatgaaGCTGCTTTGATATTGATTAGGCATGGAGAATCTTTATGGAATGAGAAGAATCTGTTCACGGGTTGTGTTGATGTGCCATTGACTCAGAAAGGTGTGGGAGAAGCTATTGAAGCTGGGAAGAAGATTAGTAACATACCTGTAGATTTGatcttcacttcttctttgatcCGTGCTCAGATGACCGCAATGCTTGCTATGACTCAGCATCGCCGCAAGAAGGTTactaaatagatttttaaaacatggtttctattgcttttttttgtcAGGAGATTGCTCTGTATCTGACTTGTGCCAGTTTCTCTATAGGTTCCAATCATCTTGCATAATGAGAGTGTAAAGGCTAAAACTTGGAGTCATGTGTTTAGCgaagaaactagaaaacaaTCTATCCCGGTCATAGCGGCTTGGCAGCTGAATGAGAGAATGTAAAACCAAATCCCACttctcttgtgtttcttcttatgTATACTAATATGATGTGTTAAAtttccaactttttttcttgAGTTAGGTATGGAGAACTGCAGGGTTTGAACAAGAAAGAAACAGCGGAAAGATATGGAACAGAACAAGTTCACGAATGGCGTAGGAGTTACGAAATCCCTCCTCCTAAAGGCGAGAGCTTGGAGATGTGTGCTGAGAGAGCAGTGGCTTATTTTGAAGACaatgtatgaatgaatgaatgagagGCTCTTCTATTTATTCTCCTTACTTAAACGTAATCCTTTATGCTGATGTCTAAAATCCTTATGCAGATCAAACCAGAGCTTGCATCTGGGAATAACGTAATGATTGCTGCTCATGGGAACTCATTGCGATCTATCATTATGTATCTGGACGATTTAACTTCTCAAGAGGTAACAAAACATTCTGGTTCTAGTTCAGTCATTTTGATCATTGTGTGTTGCGGAGTTGCTTAAACTTATGTTTTGACTTTTCTCAGGTTACAAGTCTAGACTTATCAACGGGTATACCATTGCTCTACATCTTCAGAGATGGAAAATTCATGAAACGAGGAAGCCCGGTTGGTCCTACTGAAGCTGGTGTCTATGCTTATACCAAGGTAAACCAAACCCAActgtttcttcattttctttatatCTCTCCGGTGTTATGAGTTTGCTCAAATAATGCTTCTTGGTTTCAGAGACTGGCACAATACAGAGAGAAGCTTGATGAGGCGTCCCTTAATTAATATGCCCTCAGAAATAAACcgaaaaaaacagtttttttttgtgtttcactTGCTTAGCTCTTATGTAGTGACATAACAACAATCATGAACAGtttaaatctgaaaaaaaaaaaaaatcgcattTATTGCATATTTGCATGgtattcaaataaataaaaatccaattCGAAAGAATCgtctttttttatatgttttcagATTCAGATATTAACGGTAAGAGGAAGCTCTGCATCCCCAACGGTTAAGAAATACTTTCCTTCTTCAACAACCATAACTCCAACTTCATTAGCTCTGCTCAAATGTTCACAAAGACCAATCTCAAACTCCATCTCCGCTTTCTCTCCATTACTTAGCACAATGCTCTTAAACCCAACAAGCTGTTTCTCTGCGCGTTTCCcgtcttctcctcctctctcgTGTCTCGCAAACATCAGCACCGGATGTTTTCCTGCCATCTCTCCTTGATTCTCCACAGAAACAGTGACCTTCTTGGCTACATTGCAACCTTGTTTCTCCATTTCCGAAACCAGAGCGTAGCGAACAGAATCCGAGTTGGTCAGAGCTTTAGTTTGGTTCAAGTAGAGACTCATTTCAGCCGGATTCTTGAACTGGTAAGAGTATTTTGAGTAGCTGAGACCATGTCCGAACTCAAACACTTTGGGTCCTTTATAGAATTTGTAAGTCCTTCCTGGATATCCTGTTGCTGACCTCATTCTCATGTCTGTCATCTTCACATTCACAAAGCTCTGAGGATACCAAGTCACAGGTAATCTCCCTCCTAAACACCACAAATAGTATATAATCAACGTAGTAACCTTTTGTAATTaactgttgaagaagaagaaagactcaCCTGGATTGTGATCTCCAAATATGATTTCAGCAAGAGCAGTCCCTCCGGCTTCTCCAGGATAACCAGCCCATATAATGCTTccgattttattattattcgtAGCAAACGAGACATCGACAGGACCGCCACAGATGAGAACCAGAACCACAGGTTTCTTGGCAGCATTTGCAACGCTCGTTATGAGCTCTTGCTGCTTCCCGGGAAGATTGAGGCTCACGCGGTCCAAATCTTCTTTCTCTTGAGTCAGGTCTAGTCCCATGATCAAGACCACATGATCAGCATTTCTCGCGATTGCTACCGCTTGACTAATGGCAGCGTTAGAGCAAGCCACGGAATCACATCCTTGGTGGTAAACAGCGTTTTTAACATAACCTCGTAAGGCGTCAAGAGGAGTCACAGTCTTGCAAGGCGGACCAGCGTAGTTTCCGAGAAGCGTTTTAGCGGCGTAAGCGTTTGGACCGATCACAGCTAACGACGGAGAGGCTTTGGATAAAGGAAGGAGTTTAAGATTGTTCTTCAAGAGAACTATACCGTTACGAGCGGCTTCGAGTGCTAAAGCTTGATGAGCCGGAGCACAAACTTCGTTAGGACTAATGTTTCCGTAAGGGAGTTTGGTTGGATCGCCGTTAAAGAGACCGAGACGAATCCTAACAGAGACAAGATTGATCAGAGCTCTGTCAATGTCATATTCCGACACTTTCTTTTGTTGAAGAGCTGATTTGGTGTGTTTCTGTAAGTATGATCCACAGTTTACGTCCATGCCAGCTTTGAGGACGTCAGCCACGGCGTCTTCAGGGGTTTTGGCGTAGCCTTGAGCATCATGGATGATTGAGACAGCGTCACAATCTGAAGTAATGTATCTGAAAAAAGAGAGCCAGTTCTGTTTTGTCAAATAAGAGTGGTGTTGATTAAAAGGAGGCATGTAACGAAGTAGAGAGAGGAACGAACCCTTGAAAACGCCAGAGGCCACGAGCGGTTTGAGTCAAGAGATTTGGGTCAGCGCAAGTGGGAATGCCGTTGACTCGGTTATAAGAACACATGACACCACTGGCTCTGCCTTCTTCTACGCATTTCTTGAACGGTGGTTGGTACGTCTCCGCCAGGTCAGCCAAACTcacctttttaaaaaccaaaaacgagGATCAATAATTAACAGTCTACTgtatttacttaaattttaaTGGGaagaatatattttgaaaactttgTCAACATGAAGATTAGTTTATATAATGATAATCAAAGTACATATTCGTGACAAGACTAAAAAGATTAGCACATAATTAATGACAAGACATAAAGAGAGTGCAATGAAGAAGCAatttataaactattaaaacggcattatgtaaaaaaattccACTTTGAAGATGTCCTAAAGACTACACTTtaggatgaaaaaaaaacaaatcaaaaatggAAAAGATTAGTCAAAAGAAGTAACTAAAGCATTGCAAAAAAAGTGAACTAATTAAgagaagaaattaattaatgtaattaCCTGAGCATTAAAAACGTAGCGAGTGATACCATTCCAGCGGTCAAGATCGTAGGCAGTGAAATGCTTACAACAAGCGGAGGCTTGGAGATGACCGGCTAGACTTTTACGACCGTCGAAAGAGTCACCTTGTAGTCCTCTAACGTAAGCCACCGCGTAAGATCCGGTCATCATCGGATCCTCGCCGGGAGTCTCTTGGCCTCTTCCCCACCGTGGATCCCTAAATACGTTAATGTTTGGTGCCCAAAATGTCATCCCTCGCGCTTGCCCTGCGTTATACACTCCTCTTGCTTCCCTTCCTATTACCTGAAAACACCT is a genomic window containing:
- the LOC104751698 gene encoding major pollen allergen Lol p 11-like, which codes for MAKLVMLLVLCILPAIAVAARRGSIGKNTMVVEGRTYCDTCKFGFETPESSYFIPGATVKLVCKHRQTMEEVYSDVAVSDKKGNYKFVVHDDHKDEMCDVMLVKSSDKSCAKISVGREQSRVILNHYSGIASQIRHANNMGFEKDVSDIFCSALFQKYMVNEDEDDIKNHL
- the LOC104751699 gene encoding uncharacterized protein LOC104751699: MATTTISHQAIGSIVSHNRPFKASLFLKEPLNVPMKLSPKRFKIEATASQVIDNTVLSPSKNKPFESKKRSNEAALILIRHGESLWNEKNLFTGCVDVPLTQKGVGEAIEAGKKISNIPVDLIFTSSLIRAQMTAMLAMTQHRRKKVPIILHNESVKAKTWSHVFSEETRKQSIPVIAAWQLNERMYGELQGLNKKETAERYGTEQVHEWRRSYEIPPPKGESLEMCAERAVAYFEDNIKPELASGNNVMIAAHGNSLRSIIMYLDDLTSQEVTSLDLSTGIPLLYIFRDGKFMKRGSPVGPTEAGVYAYTKRLAQYREKLDEASLN
- the LOC104751700 gene encoding probable beta-D-xylosidase 7; the protein is MAKLILLFLFFFYHCVVSATPPHACDPSNPATKLYQFCRTDLPVNKRARDLVSRLTVDEKISQLVNTAPGIPRLGIPAYEWWSEALHGVAGVGPGIRFNGTVKAATSFPQVILTAASFDSYEWFRIAQVIGREARGVYNAGQARGMTFWAPNINVFRDPRWGRGQETPGEDPMMTGSYAVAYVRGLQGDSFDGRKSLAGHLQASACCKHFTAYDLDRWNGITRYVFNAQVSLADLAETYQPPFKKCVEEGRASGVMCSYNRVNGIPTCADPNLLTQTARGLWRFQGYITSDCDAVSIIHDAQGYAKTPEDAVADVLKAGMDVNCGSYLQKHTKSALQQKKVSEYDIDRALINLVSVRIRLGLFNGDPTKLPYGNISPNEVCAPAHQALALEAARNGIVLLKNNLKLLPLSKASPSLAVIGPNAYAAKTLLGNYAGPPCKTVTPLDALRGYVKNAVYHQGCDSVACSNAAISQAVAIARNADHVVLIMGLDLTQEKEDLDRVSLNLPGKQQELITSVANAAKKPVVLVLICGGPVDVSFATNNNKIGSIIWAGYPGEAGGTALAEIIFGDHNPGGRLPVTWYPQSFVNVKMTDMRMRSATGYPGRTYKFYKGPKVFEFGHGLSYSKYSYQFKNPAEMSLYLNQTKALTNSDSVRYALVSEMEKQGCNVAKKVTVSVENQGEMAGKHPVLMFARHERGGEDGKRAEKQLVGFKSIVLSNGEKAEMEFEIGLCEHLSRANEVGVMVVEEGKYFLTVGDAELPLTVNI